The Heptranchias perlo isolate sHepPer1 chromosome 15, sHepPer1.hap1, whole genome shotgun sequence genome contains the following window.
ACTATCACTATGGACACTGGGATAGCTCGGTCTCCATAGTGACAGGAAGCAGGACAAGTCATTACACTTGTGTAATGATTATCCTGAGGTGGGAATTTACAATCTCATCCTCAGTCTCTCACTGGGTGTTGGAGAGTTGACCAGTCTGATTGTGTGATGCAGATTTTAACAGGAGTGCAGTATAACAGCTCGAAGAAATCTGCAGCCAAATCTTGCAGCTACGATGCACTGAAGGAAGTGCTCATACAATACATTCAAAATGGAGGTTAACCTGTGTAACATTCGAGGTCAAACAGCACTACAGTCTCTACAAACAAAGCAGTAATGTTGATAGGTGTGACGTACAGGAGATCATGTCAATCTATTCTAAGTGCACTCCTCACCACCTGCTGCCGAGCTTCCAAATGGTCTTTTAGTGAATCCTTCAGTAACTTGTAGGTAAAAGCAAAGGACGACACTGTcccaaagatagagagggtcaccGGACTGAAGCTGTGTTTGATCCCAGCTATCATGCAGATGACGACGGTGATACCTAACAGTACCTTGGTAAATGCTGGTGGGATCTTACTTGGCAATCGACGACTCATTTCAGTTTTCAGAACTGAAGTGGGCTTAACAACTTTGCTGGCCAGGCTTTGCAGAGACTTGTCATTGAGTCCCACCTGTTTCTGGAGGTATATCAGCCCAGAAACTGTCAACCCAATGCCAGTAATGAAAGACAACCCTGGCACTGGCACTGCACCCACTGCTCCAGCGAGCACGGCCAACAGACAGAGTCTCTTCTTCAACATTCGCATTTTGGGTTCTGTAATTTCCAACATAATCTTtgggagtgagagcgagaaagcaATTGATTTTATTCTCAGGAGATCATTGGCGAGAGTCGACTTTAATTTAGGAAATTCATATTTGTCCAGGTCAAAACTTGAGATCAGAAAAATGGCTGGTGGTGTAACTCCAACACTTTGGAAGTTGCTGACACAGTCCATGCGGATTGTCCTCAGCCCTTCACTAAAGTCGGCACCTTGCATCTTCAGTGCATGGACATCATTGTCTATTTTGGACCGGACATAGTAGAACTCTTTGTCCTGTTCTTGAATCTTTTTGGCAAGCTCTGCATCGTTCTCTCTGAATCGTGACTGGGACACAATGATGAAAAAGTCATAGCTTTCAAACCTCATCATCTTTAGGTGATTACTGATTTCAAAACGGAAGGAATTTGTTCCTGGAAGATCCCAGAGTTGAACATTGGGCAGAGCTCGATAGGGATACCTGGTTGGCTCCATCCGGGTTTCTTCATTCCCAGTTGGAGCAGCTCCCTGATCTTCGCTGTGAAGACCTCTCACAGCGTTGATGAAGGTGGATTTCCCTGAGCCCGCATCACCCACCACTGCAATGTTAAGCTGCATGTTGTCTAAATTGTCTAACTTACTCTTTATCTGAAGAATCACTGCTTCCAATTCACCAGTGCTATACTCAGATTGCAGGTTCCTGCTCTCCTCAGCAGTGAAGAACTTGGAGAGTGTAGACTGGGCCATTTGATCTCTGAAAATAATATCAATACACAAATGTTACACATGAGTTCAGGAATGATTGAGAAGTTTCAGCTCTTTGGGAGGATGTGATCTGGTCCCATGTTACTGAATGTGGGCAAAGTTTGACAACAAAGTAAATTGAGTAAATAGTTGAACAAGGCTGGCTGAAAACATGGTTGGACTTCCATTTTTACTGCTACTCGTTCTTGCTCCCACGTTAAACTGCTGACTAATGTTAGACCACCAAAAAAAGGAGTTTTAAGAGTGTTAAGCACTTGTTAAAGGCCAGTCGTGACAAAACCCAACTCAGCATTGGATAATTACACCAACTGAAATCATTGCTCATAATTGTATCTGCCTTtacagtatagaatcatagaaaggttacagcacggaaggagaccatttggtccatcgagtccgtgccggctctctgcaagagcaatccagttaatcccactcccccgccctatccccgtagccctgtaaactttttcccttcaactacttatccagttcccttttgaaggccatgattgaatttgcctccaccagcCTCTCaggcagatcctaaccactctctgtgtaaaaaggtttttcctcatattacctttggttcttttgccaatcacattaaatctatgccctctgagcttggccttccgtcaatgggaacagtttctctcgatctattctgtcttgacccttcctgatcttgaatacctctatcaaatctcctcgcaaccttctctgttccaaggagatcaaccccagcttctccagtctatacacATAACTAAAGTTCCCCATCcatggtatcattccagtaaatctcttctgcaccctctctaaggccttcacatctttcctaaagtgcagcgcccagaactggacacaatactccagaaccaattgttttataaagattcatcatgacttccttacttttgtactctctttctctatttataaatcccaggattccatatgcttttttaaccgctttctcaacctgccctgccactttcaatgatttgtgtacaaatacccccagaattctctgttcctgtatcccttttagaattgtgccctctagtttatattgcctctcctcatttttccaactgaaatgcatcacttcgcatttttctgcgttaaatttcatctgccatctgtccgccaatgccaccagtctgtcaatatcctcttgaagtctatcactatcctgctcactggttgcgactcttccaagttttgtgtcatctgcaaattttgaaattgtgccctgtacacccaagtccaagtcattcgtatatatcaagaaaagcagtggtcccagcactgacccctggggagcaccactgtacacctccctccagtctgaaaaacaaccattcaccactactctctgtttcctgtcacttagccaattctgtatccatgttgctactgccccctttattccataggtcgcaatcttgatggcaagcctaccatgcggcactttagcaattgccttttgaaagtccatatgcaccacatcaaccctcatcgaccctctctgttacctcatcaaaaaacgctatcaggttagttaaacatgatttgactttaacaaatccgtgccggctttccctgatcaatccacacttgtccaagtgactgttaattctgtcccggattatcgtttctaaaagtttccccaccacccaaGGTTGaaccgactggcctgtagttgctgggtttatccgtacatccttttttgaacaagggtgtaacatttgcaattttccagtcctctggcaccactccgtACCTAAggaagtttggaagattatggccaatacctctgcaatttccatccttacttccctcagcaacctagggtccATCCCATTAAGTGCAGCTAAGTCTCAAttgcatcttcctttactgagactctggctgcACCTTCTTCCTTCGCAAACATAGATAAAGGTACataggtaaagacagatgcaaagtactcatttagttcctcggccattccctctgtctccacgagtagatctcctttatggtcccgaatcggccccacccctcctcttaccacccgtttactgtttccatgccgatagaagacttttggattcccttttatgttggctgccagtctattctcatactctctctttgcccctcttatttcatttttcacttcccctctgaactttttatattcagtctggttctcacttgtgttatcaacctgacatctgccatacgcccctttttctgcttcatcttgttctctatctctttcgtcatccagggagctctggctttagttgccctacctttctccctcatgggaatgtacctggactgtacctgaaccatctcctctttaaaggccgcccattgttcaattgcagttttgtctgccaatctttgattccaatttacccgggccagatctgttctgattccactgaaattggctctcttccaattgagtatttttactttagaatggtccgtgtccttttccatagctattctaaaccttatgatcctatgatcgctgttccctaaatgctcccccactgacacttgctccacttggcctgcctcattccccagaaccaagtcgagcaatgcctccttcctcattggatgggaaacgtactggtcaagaaagttcgcctgaacacattttaaaaatccttctccctctttgcctctttcactattactatcccagcttATATTAGGATTGTTGAAGTCTCCCGttctcactactctatggcttttgcacctctctgtaatttccctgcaaatttgctcctctatatccttcccactatttggtggcctatagaatacacccagtagtgtaatggcacctctattatttcttaactccaaccaaatagattctgtccttgacccctccaggacatcatctctctccagcactgaaatattctccttaatcaatactgacaccaccccccactttctttccttccctatttttcctgaacaccttgggggtgattttaaaccctaaaaacaggtgggttgggggtgggtgggagttgaaaatagttgttttttgggtcgcgaatccaacccggctttatttccgggtttaacttcgACGTGGAAAAGTACAGGCATCCCAATCGGAATGCCGAATCCAAAAACTTTGCAGTTGCAACCcagaaaaactattttcaactcgcacccgccccccaacacacccgtttttggggtttgAAATCACCCCccatgtatccaggaatatttagtatccaatcctgcccttttt
Protein-coding sequences here:
- the LOC137332668 gene encoding interferon-inducible GTPase 5-like, whose translation is MAQSTLSKFFTAEESRNLQSEYSTGELEAVILQIKSKLDNLDNMQLNIAVVGDAGSGKSTFINAVRGLHSEDQGAAPTGNEETRMEPTRYPYRALPNVQLWDLPGTNSFRFEISNHLKMMRFESYDFFIIVSQSRFRENDAELAKKIQEQDKEFYYVRSKIDNDVHALKMQGADFSEGLRTIRMDCVSNFQSVGVTPPAIFLISSFDLDKYEFPKLKSTLANDLLRIKSIAFSLSLPKIMLEITEPKMRMLKKRLCLLAVLAGAVGAVPVPGLSFITGIGLTVSGLIYLQKQVGLNDKSLQSLASKVVKPTSVLKTEMSRRLPSKIPPAFTKVLLGITVVICMIAGIKHSFSPVTLSIFGTVSSFAFTYKLLKDSLKDHLEARQQVVRSALRID